In Streptococcus oralis, a single window of DNA contains:
- a CDS encoding ZmpA/ZmpB/ZmpC family metallo-endopeptidase — protein sequence MKRNYLGEKHQRFSFRKVSVGLVSALVGVFYLFSGGGSLASVAASEQTPSVTKQIHYKYVTESELTDQEKQLVVKELPQFAEETDDTYYLIYRPTRQLPATGHSQLISSIAAGAGIVLLVVAIKLGRDDRKKLASFMLLTSLGSQLIAPTSLALTNQMLADYNQELTVQVGETLQSPLTIEGYQYVGYLKSQKEVNSPVDGKKELNHSAPIDTPVQTSNGSQAQEEYRAQKPSDAPVFEQPELKVESKDTSRTEIIPFQVEEVEAADLPQGQTEVIQAGKNGSRTIVTRSYILNGQVIHTEEVSNQVTTEPTSEIRKVGSKVLSPTKPSPGESVSEKPTDAPVNEVPSLNVEEKDVTTTVAEPYTRERVESDSLPVGQTKITQAGQDGVRTIVTRQYMVDGKVERSQELSNEVTTPAVSEIVTVGTGPVSEKPTDAPINEVLSLNVEEKDVTTTVAEPYTRERVESDSLPVGQTKITQAGQDGVRTIVTRQYIVDGKVERSQEISNEVTTPAVSEIVTVGTGPVSEKPTDAPVNEVPSLNVEEKDVTTTVAEPYPTKEVESADLPLGQREVSQAGQDGVRTIVTRQYLVDGKVENTEEISNTVTKEAVPQIIKVGIKPISTNADHAPVEPEKGTLDLEPLHQLVEEADSIQKTHQYFNDTTADQESYKQAVANAQALFETSHASQEQVDSLKKALETAKNNLDGQPVDKKTLGVEFDMKDVTQSTVAYQYADEQAKLRYRRALDQAKLVLDNPFANQALVDQVRTDLEAARQALDGVKRKPTLSLVRVEKEEDKRQVSLSYHLTDATASYQSAKVQLYKGETLIKEVDLVDLAQKLTLDDLDYYTPYTLKTVMKYDLGQGEQTSIEDQRLVQLDYKKVEIKDIDRIELYGKDGSHYRRYLSLSEVPSDLDNYYVRIQSDKFKDMLLPVSKITDKGNAYSVTVSANQLVEGEGDHYRPDYSFELPKTPLSQEGVYTSFKALVEAMKSNPTGNFTLGADVSADEFQLEQSATSYVPEEFSGSLTSRVDGKDYTIYNLAKPLFATLKNATIQQLTLKSAAVTGKDSIGALASNAQNATITDVSVSGSLSGNKHIGGLVGVAQNTKLTNVAFKGSITSTQEGGQEYNVGGLVGSFHGNQSLAQKSQADVSIQVTGRNGDQRVGGLIGRLQNGARLETSYVSGSIQNGGHSGQVGGAIGSTWNNGQVRNVLTSVKVQNGHAMTGDPYPEASVRDSYVLEGTTANRKDERFVRSISEADAQAKRQSFGITSNLTDQDPLQQSYQHQTDYSRVRGAQESRKQAYENVEKLLQFYNKDFIVHTANQLDEDDKLNKVALLDVVPMKDETLITDVNSHKGEINRLMLHYADKTISYLDLTYKGDFANGQIAEYSIADKNLLYTPEAFLSDYQSIKESVLDELKAVTYDSTAVRKVLGIGETASLDDLYLEKAFEQTKAELGQELLKVLSVDKSINTLGPAVADAISQKILQNKEAFMLGLTYLNRWYNVNYGTFNTKDLNAYKFDFFGNQSASTLDTIIALGNSGMGNLRAQNNFNAYRQSLAKEKGKGDLFAYLESLRELFLPNKTNSEWFKENTKAYIVEARSSLPEIQAKQDNADRKSKYTIKVYDRLTQGDWGFKQMVLQLLTLPERDVYIISNMSTIAFGSFGGYRKEGGRILSGEELHRHVEKLVDQSAEWQRNHYDMWYNILSPNRKDTLFRRVIVTDGFFLYNDKGQQYWAPRNDKTSVAMYNFFGPAGKYHGDNGLGAFANGYEVFYVYDQMLGASGTMVYTHEMTHNSDGSIYFEGHGRREGEGPESFATGMLESVTNVSEKGLVLNSFYQGDKDSTTRYHTYDPVARFSSADALRDYMHGVFDVLNLLDYVEGDIVTGVLTDQQKMKWYRKAENYNFEKTSYGKQAHADDRIVPITAEEAAKLKSVDALVDHNIIGRRDGWDRASFGRNGYYVINMFASFYAALDNPTGAPGGLMFCRRAYELLGDKGYQQGFVPYVSGQYAGQALKEGDKTYSIWNRGDVGVVGDDRILKNLYGSQYESWKDLKKAMLNERYNKAQNFLRPITIEFEAGKLDSKRQITISSYEELQDYMYLAVLADASAKNIDRALSDSSKSSVAQLKYRIFNAYLRATDDFRQSIFER from the coding sequence ATGAAAAGAAATTATTTAGGAGAAAAGCACCAGCGTTTTTCATTTAGAAAAGTTTCGGTTGGTCTAGTTTCTGCTCTGGTAGGGGTTTTCTACCTTTTTAGTGGAGGAGGTTCCCTTGCTAGTGTAGCAGCTAGTGAACAGACGCCATCCGTCACAAAACAGATTCACTATAAGTACGTGACAGAGAGTGAACTCACGGACCAAGAAAAGCAGTTGGTAGTCAAAGAATTGCCACAGTTTGCTGAGGAAACAGATGATACATACTATTTGATTTACCGTCCAACGAGACAGTTGCCTGCAACTGGTCACAGCCAACTCATTAGCTCAATTGCAGCGGGGGCAGGCATAGTGCTACTGGTCGTAGCGATTAAACTGGGCAGAGATGATCGCAAGAAACTCGCTTCTTTCATGCTCTTGACCAGTCTAGGAAGTCAGCTAATTGCGCCAACTTCCTTGGCTTTAACAAATCAAATGCTGGCAGACTATAATCAGGAATTGACTGTACAGGTCGGGGAAACATTGCAATCCCCACTTACGATTGAAGGCTACCAATATGTAGGGTATTTGAAATCTCAAAAAGAAGTAAACTCTCCAGTTGATGGCAAGAAAGAGTTGAATCATTCGGCTCCTATTGATACTCCAGTTCAAACTTCAAACGGAAGCCAAGCGCAGGAAGAGTACCGTGCTCAGAAACCAAGTGATGCTCCTGTATTTGAACAACCAGAGTTAAAGGTTGAAAGTAAAGATACGAGTCGTACAGAGATCATTCCTTTCCAAGTGGAGGAAGTAGAGGCAGCTGATTTGCCGCAAGGTCAAACTGAGGTGATTCAGGCAGGGAAAAATGGTAGTCGTACCATCGTGACCCGCAGCTACATTTTAAATGGTCAGGTGATCCATACAGAGGAGGTTTCCAATCAGGTAACGACTGAGCCGACTTCTGAGATTAGAAAAGTCGGAAGCAAGGTCCTTTCTCCTACAAAACCAAGCCCAGGGGAGTCCGTTAGTGAAAAACCAACAGACGCTCCTGTAAATGAAGTTCCAAGCTTAAACGTTGAGGAAAAGGATGTTACTACGACGGTAGCAGAACCCTACACTCGAGAACGAGTTGAGAGTGATAGCTTGCCAGTTGGCCAGACCAAGATAACCCAAGCTGGTCAAGATGGCGTGCGTACAATCGTTACCCGTCAGTACATGGTAGATGGAAAAGTAGAGAGAAGCCAGGAACTCTCTAACGAAGTGACAACTCCAGCAGTATCAGAAATCGTAACAGTTGGAACAGGCCCTGTTAGCGAGAAACCAACAGACGCCCCAATAAATGAAGTTCTAAGCTTAAACGTTGAAGAAAAAGATGTTACCACGACGGTAGCAGAACCCTACACTCGAGAACGAGTAGAGAGTGATAGCTTACCAGTTGGCCAGACCAAGATAACCCAAGCTGGTCAAGATGGAGTGCGCACAATCGTCACCCGTCAGTACATAGTAGATGGCAAAGTAGAGAGAAGCCAGGAAATCTCCAACGAAGTGACGACTCCAGCGGTATCAGAGATCGTAACAGTTGGAACAGGCCCTGTTAGCGAGAAACCAACAGACGCTCCTGTAAATGAAGTTCCAAGCTTAAACGTCGAAGAAAAGGACGTTACCACAACAGTGGCCGAACCCTATCCAACCAAGGAAGTGGAAAGTGCAGACCTGCCATTGGGGCAAAGAGAAGTTAGTCAAGCAGGTCAAGATGGCGTGCGTACGATTGTGACTCGTCAGTATTTAGTAGATGGAAAAGTCGAAAATACAGAGGAAATCTCTAACACTGTCACAAAAGAAGCAGTTCCTCAGATTATCAAAGTCGGTATAAAACCAATTTCTACAAATGCGGATCACGCTCCTGTGGAACCAGAAAAAGGAACTCTCGACCTCGAACCCTTACACCAATTAGTGGAAGAGGCCGATAGCATTCAGAAAACGCATCAGTATTTCAATGATACCACTGCAGATCAAGAGTCTTATAAACAGGCAGTTGCAAATGCCCAAGCTCTCTTTGAGACATCTCATGCCAGTCAAGAACAGGTTGATTCTTTGAAAAAAGCCCTTGAAACTGCTAAGAATAATCTAGACGGCCAACCTGTTGATAAGAAAACTCTTGGAGTTGAATTTGACATGAAGGATGTGACTCAGTCTACAGTTGCTTACCAGTATGCTGATGAACAAGCCAAACTCCGCTATCGTCGTGCTCTAGATCAGGCCAAGCTCGTTTTGGACAATCCTTTCGCCAATCAAGCCTTGGTCGATCAAGTTCGGACGGATCTCGAGGCAGCTCGTCAAGCTCTGGATGGTGTCAAGAGAAAACCAACCCTCTCTCTAGTCCGTGTCGAGAAGGAAGAAGACAAACGCCAAGTTTCTCTTAGCTATCATTTGACGGATGCTACAGCTAGCTATCAATCAGCCAAAGTGCAGCTATACAAGGGCGAAACGCTGATCAAGGAAGTCGACCTTGTGGACCTCGCTCAAAAATTGACACTTGATGACTTGGACTACTATACTCCTTATACCCTCAAAACTGTCATGAAATATGATCTGGGTCAAGGGGAACAAACTAGTATAGAGGATCAACGCCTAGTTCAGCTAGATTATAAGAAGGTTGAAATCAAAGACATCGACCGCATCGAACTGTACGGTAAAGATGGCAGTCACTACCGACGTTACCTATCTCTGTCGGAAGTGCCGTCTGATTTGGACAACTACTATGTCCGCATTCAGTCAGACAAGTTCAAGGATATGCTCTTACCCGTTTCTAAGATTACAGATAAGGGAAATGCCTACTCCGTAACGGTATCAGCTAATCAGCTCGTCGAGGGAGAAGGGGACCATTATCGTCCAGATTACTCTTTTGAACTGCCGAAAACGCCTCTTAGCCAAGAAGGTGTCTATACGTCCTTCAAAGCGCTCGTAGAGGCCATGAAGTCAAACCCGACTGGAAACTTCACATTAGGAGCGGATGTTTCAGCAGATGAATTCCAGTTGGAACAGTCTGCGACAAGCTATGTTCCAGAAGAATTTTCAGGTAGCCTAACTAGCCGAGTGGATGGCAAAGATTATACCATCTACAACTTGGCAAAACCACTCTTTGCAACCTTGAAAAATGCCACCATCCAGCAACTGACCTTGAAATCGGCTGCGGTTACAGGTAAGGACTCTATCGGGGCCTTGGCTAGCAATGCTCAGAATGCAACGATTACGGATGTTTCTGTAAGTGGTAGTCTATCTGGGAACAAGCATATCGGTGGACTCGTAGGAGTTGCCCAAAACACAAAACTAACCAATGTTGCCTTTAAAGGGTCCATCACCAGCACCCAAGAAGGAGGGCAGGAGTACAATGTTGGTGGCCTGGTCGGTAGTTTCCACGGCAACCAATCACTGGCGCAGAAGAGCCAAGCAGATGTATCTATCCAAGTAACAGGTCGAAATGGAGACCAGCGTGTTGGAGGCTTGATTGGTCGCTTGCAAAATGGAGCTAGATTAGAAACTTCTTATGTGAGTGGTTCTATCCAGAATGGAGGTCATTCTGGCCAAGTCGGTGGAGCGATCGGATCTACTTGGAACAATGGACAGGTCCGAAATGTTTTGACCAGTGTCAAGGTTCAAAATGGTCATGCGATGACAGGAGATCCCTATCCTGAGGCTTCTGTTCGGGACTCTTATGTTCTTGAAGGAACTACAGCAAATCGAAAAGATGAACGTTTTGTCCGTTCTATTTCAGAGGCCGATGCGCAAGCCAAACGTCAGTCTTTTGGAATCACTTCGAACTTGACGGACCAAGATCCATTGCAGCAATCTTACCAGCATCAGACAGACTATAGTCGAGTGAGGGGAGCTCAGGAGTCCAGAAAGCAAGCCTACGAAAATGTAGAAAAACTATTACAATTCTACAACAAAGACTTCATCGTTCATACAGCCAACCAATTAGATGAAGATGATAAACTCAACAAAGTAGCCCTGCTAGATGTGGTTCCGATGAAAGATGAGACGCTGATAACGGATGTCAACAGCCATAAGGGTGAAATCAATAGACTGATGCTGCATTATGCAGATAAGACAATCTCTTATCTTGATCTGACCTACAAGGGTGATTTTGCCAATGGCCAGATTGCAGAATATAGCATCGCTGATAAGAATTTACTCTATACACCAGAGGCCTTCTTATCTGACTACCAGTCCATTAAAGAGAGTGTCTTGGATGAACTCAAAGCTGTGACTTATGACTCAACTGCAGTGCGTAAGGTACTGGGAATTGGTGAAACAGCTTCCTTAGATGATCTTTATCTGGAAAAAGCCTTTGAACAAACCAAGGCTGAATTAGGTCAGGAGCTCCTCAAGGTGCTTTCAGTTGACAAGTCGATTAACACCCTAGGCCCTGCCGTAGCGGATGCGATTAGCCAAAAGATTCTGCAGAACAAAGAGGCCTTCATGCTTGGTCTGACCTATCTCAACCGCTGGTACAATGTCAACTATGGAACGTTCAATACCAAGGATCTTAATGCCTATAAGTTTGATTTCTTTGGCAATCAATCAGCTTCGACACTGGATACTATCATCGCTCTCGGGAACTCTGGAATGGGCAATCTTCGAGCGCAAAACAACTTCAATGCTTACCGACAATCCCTAGCCAAGGAAAAAGGCAAAGGGGACCTCTTTGCTTACTTAGAGAGTCTGCGTGAACTCTTCTTGCCAAATAAAACCAACAGTGAGTGGTTCAAGGAAAATACTAAGGCTTATATCGTAGAGGCTCGTTCAAGTCTGCCAGAAATTCAGGCTAAGCAAGACAATGCGGATCGTAAGAGTAAGTATACAATTAAGGTCTACGATAGACTGACTCAGGGAGATTGGGGCTTCAAGCAAATGGTCCTCCAACTTCTGACCTTACCTGAAAGAGATGTCTATATCATCAGCAATATGTCGACTATTGCCTTTGGTAGCTTTGGAGGCTACAGGAAAGAAGGTGGCAGAATTCTCTCAGGCGAGGAACTCCATCGACACGTTGAAAAACTTGTGGATCAATCAGCTGAATGGCAACGAAACCACTATGACATGTGGTACAACATTTTAAGTCCAAACAGGAAAGACACTCTATTCAGACGGGTGATTGTTACAGACGGTTTCTTTCTTTATAATGATAAAGGCCAGCAATATTGGGCTCCGCGTAATGATAAGACCTCTGTTGCTATGTACAATTTCTTTGGCCCTGCTGGCAAGTATCACGGAGACAATGGACTAGGGGCCTTTGCCAATGGTTATGAAGTCTTCTACGTCTATGACCAGATGCTGGGAGCTTCTGGAACCATGGTCTATACCCATGAAATGACCCACAACTCGGATGGTTCTATCTATTTTGAAGGACATGGTCGTCGTGAGGGTGAAGGACCTGAGAGCTTTGCTACAGGGATGTTAGAATCTGTAACCAATGTTAGCGAAAAAGGTCTCGTACTTAATAGCTTCTATCAAGGAGATAAAGATTCGACCACACGTTACCATACCTATGATCCTGTTGCCCGATTCTCCTCAGCAGATGCTCTTCGCGACTACATGCATGGAGTCTTTGACGTACTGAACCTTCTGGATTATGTAGAAGGGGATATTGTTACTGGTGTTCTAACTGATCAACAGAAAATGAAATGGTACCGCAAGGCTGAAAATTATAACTTTGAAAAAACTTCTTATGGTAAACAAGCTCACGCTGATGATCGAATTGTCCCTATAACTGCCGAAGAAGCTGCCAAACTAAAATCTGTTGATGCTCTGGTTGATCATAATATCATTGGTCGTCGCGATGGTTGGGATAGAGCTAGCTTTGGACGAAATGGCTACTATGTCATCAATATGTTTGCTTCCTTCTATGCAGCTCTGGACAATCCAACTGGTGCACCTGGTGGGCTTATGTTCTGCCGTAGAGCCTATGAATTGCTCGGAGACAAAGGTTACCAGCAAGGATTCGTCCCATATGTCTCTGGCCAATACGCTGGCCAAGCTCTCAAAGAAGGAGACAAGACCTACTCAATCTGGAACAGAGGAGATGTCGGAGTAGTTGGAGATGATCGGATCCTTAAAAACCTCTACGGTAGTCAGTATGAATCATGGAAGGATTTGAAGAAAGCTATGCTAAATGAGCGATACAACAAGGCTCAAAACTTCCTTCGCCCTATCACCATCGAGTTTGAAGCAGGAAAACTAGATAGCAAACGACAGATTACGATTTCTTCTTATGAGGAATTGCAAGATTATATGTACTTAGCAGTACTAGCGGATGCCTCAGCTAAGAACATTGATCGTGCCTTATCAGACAGCTCTAAGAGCAGTGTCGCCCAACTCAAGTATCGTATTTTCAACGCTTATCTACGTGCTACAGACGACTTCAGACAGTCTATCTTTGAAAGATAG